One window from the genome of Hippoglossus hippoglossus isolate fHipHip1 chromosome 6, fHipHip1.pri, whole genome shotgun sequence encodes:
- the fem1b gene encoding protein fem-1 homolog B has product MESLADYVYKAASEGRVLTLAALLLNHSEAETRFLLGYVTQVSGQRSTPLIIAARNGHDKVVRLLLDHYRVDTEQTGTVRFDGYVIDGATALWCASGAGHFDVVRLLVTHQANVNHTTITNSTPLRAACFDGRLDIVRYLVEHNADISITNKYNNTCLMIASYKGHADVVKFLLEQGANPNAKAHCGATALHFAAEAGHLDIVKELVRCQAAMVVNGHGMTPLKVAAESCKADVVELLLAHADCDPSSRIEALELLGASFANDRENYDIQKTYHYLHTAMMQRYHNPENIIAKELLPPIEAYGGRSECQTPRDLETIRVDRDALHMEGLMIRERILGSDNIDVSHPIIYRGAVYADNMEFDQCIKLWLHALRLRQKGNRNTHKDLLRFAQVFSQMVHLKEQVTASGVEQVLSCSVLEIQRSMTRVEAAAESELPQALDNYESNVFTFLYLACISTKTSCSDAERAHINKHIYNLIQLDPRSREGSSLLHLAISSTTPVDDFHTNDVCSFPNAQVTKLLLDCGAQVNAIDHEGNTPLHVIVQYNRPISDFLTLHAIIINLVEAGAHTDMTNKQKKTPLDKSTTGVSEILLKTQMKMSLKCLAARAVRQHQITYRNQIPKTLEEFVEFH; this is encoded by the exons ATGGAGTCTCTGGCCGATTACGTGTACAAGGCAGCCAGCGAGGGTCGAGTCCTGACCCTGGCCGCGCTGCTGCTCAACCACTCCGAGGCGGAGACCCGCTTCCTGCTCGGCTACGTGACCCAGGTGTCCGGACAGAGATCCACCCCCCTCATCATCGCTGCCCGGAACGGACACGACAAAGTGGTCCGGCTGCTCCTGGACCACTACCGGGTGGACACGGAGCAGACCGGCACGGTTCGGTTTGACGG CTACGTCATAGATGGAGCTACAGCTCTGTGGTGTGCGTCCGGAGCCGGACATTTTGATGTGGTGCGCCTGCTGGTGACTCACCAGGCTAACGTCAACCACACCACCATCACTAACTCCACCCCGCTGCGGGCCGCCTGCTTCGATGGCCGCCTGGACATCGTCCGATACCTGGTGGAACACAATGCGGACATCAGCATCACTAACAAGTACAACAACACCTGCCTGATGATCGCCTCCTACAAAGGGCACGCGGACGTAGTCAAATTCCTGCTGGAGCAAGGGGCAAACCCAAACGCTAAGGCGCACTGCGGCGCCACCGCCCTGCACTTTGCAGCAGAGGCGGGACATCTGGACATAGTGAAAGAGCTGGTGCGCTGCCAGGCAGCCATGGTGGTGAACGGACATGGCATGACGCCGCTGAAGGTCGCTGCAGAAAGCTGTAAAGCTGAtgttgtggagctgctgctggcgCACGCCGACTGTGACCCCAGCAGCCGCATCGAGGCCCTGGAGCTGCTGGGCGCCTCGTTCGCCAATGACAGGGAGAACTACGACATCCAGAAGACGTACCACTACCTGCACACGGCCATGATGCAGCGGTACCACAACCCAGAAAACATTATCGCCAAAGAGCTGTTGCCACCCATCGAGGCCTACGGGGGGCGTAGCGAGTGCCAGACGCCACGAGACCTGGAGACCATCAGGGTGGACCGGGACGCCCTGCACATGGAGGGGCTGATGATCCGGGAGCGAATCCTGGGCTCGGACAATATTGACGTGTCACACCCCATCATCTACCGCGGCGCTGTGTACGCTGACAACATGGAGTTTGACCAGTGCATCAAACTGTGGCTTCATGCGCTTCGCCTGCGGCAGAAAGGAAACCGCAACACACACAAGGACCTGCTGCGCTTCGCCCAGGTCTTCTCCCAGATGGTGCacctgaaggagcaggtgacgGCCTCAGGCGTGGAGCAGGTGTTGAGCTGTAGCGTGTTGGAGATTCAGCGCAGCATGACTCGAGTGGAGGCGGCGGCCGAGTCGGAGCTGCCGCAGGCCCTGGACAATTACGAGTCAAATGTTTTCACCTTCCTGTACCTGGCCTGCATCTCCACCAAAACCAGCTGCAGCGACGCCGAGCGCGCCCACATCAACAAGCACATCTACAACCTGATCCAGCTGGACCCGCGGTCACGAGAGGGCTCCTCGCTGCTGCACCTCGCCATCAGCTCCACCACGCCGGTCGACGACTTCCACACCAACGACGTCTGCAGCTTCCCCAACGCCCAGGTcaccaagctgctgctggactgcGGCGCACAGGTCAACGCCATTGACCACGAGGGCAACACCCCGCTCCATGTTATTGTCCAGTACAACCGGCCAATCAGCGACTTCCTCACGCTTCACGCCATTATCATCAACCTGGTGGAGGCTGGCGCGCACACAGACATGACCAACAAGCAGAAGAAGACGCCGCTGGACAAGAGCACCACGGGCGTCTCGGAGATCCTGCTGAAAACGCAGATGAAGATGAGCCTCAAGTGCCTGGCGGCGCGCGCCGTCCGGCAGCACCAGATCACGTACCGCAACCAGATCCCCAAGACGCTGGAGGAGTTCGTGGAGTTCCACTGA
- the cln6b gene encoding ceroid-lipofuscinosis neuronal protein 6 homolog has protein sequence MQPSLRKRPSSGLRAARFICSRSASSAETVLPKPRFHLDLWLSFTVQNWVLDVGRPVVMLVLPANLFPLNRPGAAEVLHILYNVTAPLILLKMLERSPRILPLPVVHLGIIAVVMGTSFHLVADSISRRLVLIGYELHLSVRENPVMKELRPSSLMDVFELLFHYDDTLGHLMWTQADRMTPAAWTLLVPNATYYWFLMTEGQTFILFIFTFFAMTATVMHRRGRGLVPDSNGLFMLNSFSAALVLVLVWVLCLWNDGVLRRKHPGLIYVPQPSAVYSLHLRQANSSQT, from the exons ATGCAGCCGTCCCTCAGGAAGAGGCCGAGCTCAGGTCTGCGTGCAGCGAGGTTCATCTGCAG TCGCTCGGCGAGTTCTGCAGAGACGGTTCTGCCGAAGCCTCGGTTCCACCTGGACCTCTGGCTCAGCTTCACCGTCCAGAACTGGGTCCTGGACGTGGGCCGacctgttgtcatg CTCGTCCTCCCAGCGAACCTGTTTCCTCTGAACCGTCCTGGGGCAGCAGAGGTTCTCCACATTCTCTACAATGTCACAGCTCCGCTCATCCTGCTCAAA ATGCTCGAGCGCAGTCCCAGGATCCTGCCCCTCCCGGTCGTCCACCTCGGCATCATCGCCGTCGTCATGGGAACCAGCTTCCACCTGGTGGCCGACTCCATCAGTCGTCGGCTCGTGTTGATTGGCTACGAGCTGCACCTGTCAGTCAGAGAGAACCCGGTCATGAAGGAGCTCAGACCCTCCTCATTG ATGGATGTTTTCGAGCTCCTGTTTCATTACGACGACACTCTGGGTCACCTGATGTG GACGCAGGCGGACAGGATGACCCCAGCAGCCTGGACGCTACTCGTTCCAAACGCCACCTACTACTG GTTCCTGATGACTGAAGGACAAaccttcatcctcttcatcttcaccttctTTGCAATGACCGCCACAGTGATGCACcggagggggcggggcctggTCCCTGACAGTAACGGCCTCTTCATGCTCAACAG tttctctgcagctctggtCCTGGTGCTGGTCTGGGTGTTGTGTCTGTGGAACGACGGCGTCCTGAGGAGGAAACACCCGGGGCTGATCTACGTCCCTCAGCCTTCTGCTGTCTATTCACTGCACCTCCGCCAGGCCAACTCCTCCCAGACATGA